One window of the Ananas comosus cultivar F153 linkage group 21, ASM154086v1, whole genome shotgun sequence genome contains the following:
- the LOC109726329 gene encoding basic proline-rich protein-like, with protein MAQSVGNSDERIAGYRMMFEKGSNVTNWKSRKSPDILCTESHEIKYGGFLCTKPQIYSTQRPICALAAICRSMLWQCAHPGRRRASPAAELLGQPLFSTLPPPPRPSTSEKVQDTLGSLSLGRDPFPGAVPAGLRRPRATPELPELPVASSSHPGRAWVIPASARHRRSPSVAPPSGDLRRAPARHRRRSRRRRPPLSLPAAAQTLNGPRPGPLDHRASPPPEAWCADLPQPPATCRRRPNLPPAAAMVAATFGARGEPVRARFGPASPPPSSAAVQREHRLCLDGRTRPPPAPPPPKLPVGRTRHVPSSGLGD; from the exons atggcgcaATCCGTTGGGAATTCTGATGAACGGATTGCCGGATATCGCATGATGTTCGAAAAGGGGTCTAATGTGACTAATTGGAAATCTCGCAAAAGTcccgatattttatgtaccgaatcgcacgAGATCAAATATGGAG ggtttctatgcacgaaacccCAGATCTACTCGACCCAGCGCCCCATCTGTGCCCTAGCCGCCATCTGCAGGTCCATGCTCTGGCAGTGTGCGCACCCCGGCCGTCGGCGAGCTTCCCCGGCCGCGGAATTGCTTGGTCAACCTCTTTTCTCCACCTTGCCACCACCCCCTCGGCCTTCGACATCAGAGAAGGTCCAAGACACCCTAGGAAGCCTTTCCCTCGGCCGAGACCCCTTTCCCGGCGCAGTCCCCGCCGGCCTCCGCCGGCCCCGTGCTACGCCGGAGCTGCCCGAACTCCCTGTGGCCAGCAGCAGTCACCCAGGTCGAGCCTGGGTGATCCCTGCCTCCGCGCGCCACCGCCGTTCTCCATCGGTCGCGCCGCCCTCCGGTGACCTCCGGCGTGCCCCcgcgcgccatcgccgccgctcccgacgccgccggccgccgctctccCTCCCTGCGGCCGCCCAAACCTTGAACGGGCCGAGACCTGGTCCTCTCGACCACCGCGCGTCGCCGCCACCCGAAGCATGGTGCGCCGACCTTCCTCAACCTCCGGCGACGTGCCGCCGACGCCCCAACcttcctccggccgccgctATGGTCGCTGCTACCTTTGGAGCCCGTGGTGAACccgtgcgggctcggtttggtccagcatcgccgccgccgtcttccGCCGCCGTCCAGCGTGAGCACCGGCTCTGCCTGGACGGCCGCACTCGTCCACCGCCGGCGCCCCCGCCGCCGAAGCTTCCTGTCGGCCGAACTAGGCATGTGCCTTCCTCGGGTTTGGGTGACTAG